A genomic stretch from Arachis stenosperma cultivar V10309 chromosome 3, arast.V10309.gnm1.PFL2, whole genome shotgun sequence includes:
- the LOC130970504 gene encoding cysteine-rich receptor-like protein kinase 44 isoform X3, which yields MPRGVLEVDPPPPASNEEPSPKKTDTTLFFLGGIVVFIILLIILVVFWKRTKGTKNTTPPKTTKGKQGKLTETAEVIDMMFSSKQQQGSMELLSGNLRTISYFDYQILRRATKNFSATNLLGSGGFGPVYRGKLMDGRVIALKKLSLNKSQQGEREFLAEVRLITSIQHKNLVRLLGCCIDGPQRILVYEYMKNRSLDLFIYGNNADRFLNWSNRFQIVLGVARGLQYLHEDSHLRIVHRDIKASNILLDDKFHPKIGDFGLARFFPEDQAYLSTQFAGTLGYTAPEYALRGELSEKADIYSFGVLLLEIICCRKNTDLTLSLEMQYLPEYAWKLYENSKIMELVDPKLKEEGFVEKDVMQAFHVAFLCLQPLANLRPPMSEIVALLTFKIDMVTTPMRPAFLDRRRKTDFQTPSPEVISMLSHLP from the exons ATGCCCCGTGGAGTACTAGAAG TGGATCCACCACCTCCAGCATCTAATGAAGAGCCATCCCCTAAGAAAACTGATACAACTTTGTTCTTCCTTGGAGGGATAGTGGTGTTCATCATATTGTTGATAATTTTGGTTGTATTTTGGAAGCGTACCAAAGGGACCAAAAATACAACACCTCCTAAAACTACTAAAGGCAAACAAG GGAAACTTACTGAAACAGCAGAAGTTATAGATATGATGTTTTCATCTAAACAACAGCAAG GATCCATGGAGTTGTTGAGTGGGAACCTTAGGACAATTAGTTACTTTGACTACCAGATATTAAGAAGAGCAACCAAGAATTTTTCTGCTACTAATCTTCTTGGAAGTGGTGGATTTGGGCCTGTCTATCGG GGAAAGTTGATGGATGGAAGAGTAATTGCTCTTAAGAAACTATCTTTGAACAAATCCCAGCAGGGAGAAAGAGAGTTTCTGGCAGAGGTGAGGTTGATCACAAGTATCCAACACAAAAATCTCGTTCGCCTTCTTGGATGTTGCATTGATGGACCACAAAGGATACTTGTCTATGAATACATGAAGAACAGAAGTTTGGACCTCTTCATATATG GGAACAATGCTGATCGATTCCTGAATTGGAGCAATAGGTTCCAAATTGTTCTAGGCGTGGCAAGGGGATTGCAGTACCTTCATGAGGATTCACATCTAAGAATTGTTCACCGAGACATCAAAGCAAGCAACATTCTTCTTGATGATAAGTTTCATCCCAAGATTGGAGACTTTGGCCTTGCCAGATTCTTCCCTGAAGACCAAGCTTATCTTAGCACACAATTCGCTGGAACATT GGGTTATACAGCACCTGAATACGCTTTAAGAGGAGAATTATCAGAAAAGGCGGATATCTATAGTTTTGGAGTTCTGTTGCTCGAAATTATTTGTTGTAGAAAAAACACAGATCTCACTTTGTCATTGGAAATGCAGTACCTCCCGGAATAT GCATGGAAACTTTACGAGAACTCAAAGATTATGGAGCTTGTAGATCCAAAGCTGAAAGAAGAGGGGTTCGTGGAGAAAGATGTTATGCAAGCATTCCACGTGGCATTCCTCTGCCTTCAGCCTCTTGCAAATCTAAGACCTCCGATGTCAGAGATCGTGGCACTCTTGACATTCAAAATTGACATGGTCACAACACCAATGAGGCCTGCATTTCTTGATCGAAGGCGCAAAACTGATTTTCAAACCCCTTCCCCAGAAGTAATATCCATGCTTTCACATCTCCCATGA
- the LOC130970504 gene encoding cysteine-rich receptor-like protein kinase 44 isoform X2, with translation MPRNDIFYDSPGLVDPPPPASNEEPSPKKTDTTLFFLGGIVVFIILLIILVVFWKRTKGTKNTTPPKTTKGKQGKLTETAEVIDMMFSSKQQQGSMELLSGNLRTISYFDYQILRRATKNFSATNLLGSGGFGPVYRGKLMDGRVIALKKLSLNKSQQGEREFLAEVRLITSIQHKNLVRLLGCCIDGPQRILVYEYMKNRSLDLFIYGNNADRFLNWSNRFQIVLGVARGLQYLHEDSHLRIVHRDIKASNILLDDKFHPKIGDFGLARFFPEDQAYLSTQFAGTLGYTAPEYALRGELSEKADIYSFGVLLLEIICCRKNTDLTLSLEMQYLPEYAWKLYENSKIMELVDPKLKEEGFVEKDVMQAFHVAFLCLQPLANLRPPMSEIVALLTFKIDMVTTPMRPAFLDRRRKTDFQTPSPEVISMLSHLP, from the exons ATGCCTAGAAATGACATTTTCTATGATTCTCCCGGCTTAG TGGATCCACCACCTCCAGCATCTAATGAAGAGCCATCCCCTAAGAAAACTGATACAACTTTGTTCTTCCTTGGAGGGATAGTGGTGTTCATCATATTGTTGATAATTTTGGTTGTATTTTGGAAGCGTACCAAAGGGACCAAAAATACAACACCTCCTAAAACTACTAAAGGCAAACAAG GGAAACTTACTGAAACAGCAGAAGTTATAGATATGATGTTTTCATCTAAACAACAGCAAG GATCCATGGAGTTGTTGAGTGGGAACCTTAGGACAATTAGTTACTTTGACTACCAGATATTAAGAAGAGCAACCAAGAATTTTTCTGCTACTAATCTTCTTGGAAGTGGTGGATTTGGGCCTGTCTATCGG GGAAAGTTGATGGATGGAAGAGTAATTGCTCTTAAGAAACTATCTTTGAACAAATCCCAGCAGGGAGAAAGAGAGTTTCTGGCAGAGGTGAGGTTGATCACAAGTATCCAACACAAAAATCTCGTTCGCCTTCTTGGATGTTGCATTGATGGACCACAAAGGATACTTGTCTATGAATACATGAAGAACAGAAGTTTGGACCTCTTCATATATG GGAACAATGCTGATCGATTCCTGAATTGGAGCAATAGGTTCCAAATTGTTCTAGGCGTGGCAAGGGGATTGCAGTACCTTCATGAGGATTCACATCTAAGAATTGTTCACCGAGACATCAAAGCAAGCAACATTCTTCTTGATGATAAGTTTCATCCCAAGATTGGAGACTTTGGCCTTGCCAGATTCTTCCCTGAAGACCAAGCTTATCTTAGCACACAATTCGCTGGAACATT GGGTTATACAGCACCTGAATACGCTTTAAGAGGAGAATTATCAGAAAAGGCGGATATCTATAGTTTTGGAGTTCTGTTGCTCGAAATTATTTGTTGTAGAAAAAACACAGATCTCACTTTGTCATTGGAAATGCAGTACCTCCCGGAATAT GCATGGAAACTTTACGAGAACTCAAAGATTATGGAGCTTGTAGATCCAAAGCTGAAAGAAGAGGGGTTCGTGGAGAAAGATGTTATGCAAGCATTCCACGTGGCATTCCTCTGCCTTCAGCCTCTTGCAAATCTAAGACCTCCGATGTCAGAGATCGTGGCACTCTTGACATTCAAAATTGACATGGTCACAACACCAATGAGGCCTGCATTTCTTGATCGAAGGCGCAAAACTGATTTTCAAACCCCTTCCCCAGAAGTAATATCCATGCTTTCACATCTCCCATGA
- the LOC130970504 gene encoding cysteine-rich receptor-like protein kinase 44 isoform X4, with translation MKSSMNLIVLICFIAVDPPPPASNEEPSPKKTDTTLFFLGGIVVFIILLIILVVFWKRTKGTKNTTPPKTTKGKQGSMELLSGNLRTISYFDYQILRRATKNFSATNLLGSGGFGPVYRGKLMDGRVIALKKLSLNKSQQGEREFLAEVRLITSIQHKNLVRLLGCCIDGPQRILVYEYMKNRSLDLFIYGNNADRFLNWSNRFQIVLGVARGLQYLHEDSHLRIVHRDIKASNILLDDKFHPKIGDFGLARFFPEDQAYLSTQFAGTLGYTAPEYALRGELSEKADIYSFGVLLLEIICCRKNTDLTLSLEMQYLPEYAWKLYENSKIMELVDPKLKEEGFVEKDVMQAFHVAFLCLQPLANLRPPMSEIVALLTFKIDMVTTPMRPAFLDRRRKTDFQTPSPEVISMLSHLP, from the exons ATGAAAAGTTCTATGAATTTGATAGTTTTAATTTGTTTCATCGCAGTGGATCCACCACCTCCAGCATCTAATGAAGAGCCATCCCCTAAGAAAACTGATACAACTTTGTTCTTCCTTGGAGGGATAGTGGTGTTCATCATATTGTTGATAATTTTGGTTGTATTTTGGAAGCGTACCAAAGGGACCAAAAATACAACACCTCCTAAAACTACTAAAGGCAAACAAG GATCCATGGAGTTGTTGAGTGGGAACCTTAGGACAATTAGTTACTTTGACTACCAGATATTAAGAAGAGCAACCAAGAATTTTTCTGCTACTAATCTTCTTGGAAGTGGTGGATTTGGGCCTGTCTATCGG GGAAAGTTGATGGATGGAAGAGTAATTGCTCTTAAGAAACTATCTTTGAACAAATCCCAGCAGGGAGAAAGAGAGTTTCTGGCAGAGGTGAGGTTGATCACAAGTATCCAACACAAAAATCTCGTTCGCCTTCTTGGATGTTGCATTGATGGACCACAAAGGATACTTGTCTATGAATACATGAAGAACAGAAGTTTGGACCTCTTCATATATG GGAACAATGCTGATCGATTCCTGAATTGGAGCAATAGGTTCCAAATTGTTCTAGGCGTGGCAAGGGGATTGCAGTACCTTCATGAGGATTCACATCTAAGAATTGTTCACCGAGACATCAAAGCAAGCAACATTCTTCTTGATGATAAGTTTCATCCCAAGATTGGAGACTTTGGCCTTGCCAGATTCTTCCCTGAAGACCAAGCTTATCTTAGCACACAATTCGCTGGAACATT GGGTTATACAGCACCTGAATACGCTTTAAGAGGAGAATTATCAGAAAAGGCGGATATCTATAGTTTTGGAGTTCTGTTGCTCGAAATTATTTGTTGTAGAAAAAACACAGATCTCACTTTGTCATTGGAAATGCAGTACCTCCCGGAATAT GCATGGAAACTTTACGAGAACTCAAAGATTATGGAGCTTGTAGATCCAAAGCTGAAAGAAGAGGGGTTCGTGGAGAAAGATGTTATGCAAGCATTCCACGTGGCATTCCTCTGCCTTCAGCCTCTTGCAAATCTAAGACCTCCGATGTCAGAGATCGTGGCACTCTTGACATTCAAAATTGACATGGTCACAACACCAATGAGGCCTGCATTTCTTGATCGAAGGCGCAAAACTGATTTTCAAACCCCTTCCCCAGAAGTAATATCCATGCTTTCACATCTCCCATGA
- the LOC130970504 gene encoding cysteine-rich receptor-like protein kinase 44 isoform X1: MKSSMNLIVLICFIAVDPPPPASNEEPSPKKTDTTLFFLGGIVVFIILLIILVVFWKRTKGTKNTTPPKTTKGKQGKLTETAEVIDMMFSSKQQQGSMELLSGNLRTISYFDYQILRRATKNFSATNLLGSGGFGPVYRGKLMDGRVIALKKLSLNKSQQGEREFLAEVRLITSIQHKNLVRLLGCCIDGPQRILVYEYMKNRSLDLFIYGNNADRFLNWSNRFQIVLGVARGLQYLHEDSHLRIVHRDIKASNILLDDKFHPKIGDFGLARFFPEDQAYLSTQFAGTLGYTAPEYALRGELSEKADIYSFGVLLLEIICCRKNTDLTLSLEMQYLPEYAWKLYENSKIMELVDPKLKEEGFVEKDVMQAFHVAFLCLQPLANLRPPMSEIVALLTFKIDMVTTPMRPAFLDRRRKTDFQTPSPEVISMLSHLP, translated from the exons ATGAAAAGTTCTATGAATTTGATAGTTTTAATTTGTTTCATCGCAGTGGATCCACCACCTCCAGCATCTAATGAAGAGCCATCCCCTAAGAAAACTGATACAACTTTGTTCTTCCTTGGAGGGATAGTGGTGTTCATCATATTGTTGATAATTTTGGTTGTATTTTGGAAGCGTACCAAAGGGACCAAAAATACAACACCTCCTAAAACTACTAAAGGCAAACAAG GGAAACTTACTGAAACAGCAGAAGTTATAGATATGATGTTTTCATCTAAACAACAGCAAG GATCCATGGAGTTGTTGAGTGGGAACCTTAGGACAATTAGTTACTTTGACTACCAGATATTAAGAAGAGCAACCAAGAATTTTTCTGCTACTAATCTTCTTGGAAGTGGTGGATTTGGGCCTGTCTATCGG GGAAAGTTGATGGATGGAAGAGTAATTGCTCTTAAGAAACTATCTTTGAACAAATCCCAGCAGGGAGAAAGAGAGTTTCTGGCAGAGGTGAGGTTGATCACAAGTATCCAACACAAAAATCTCGTTCGCCTTCTTGGATGTTGCATTGATGGACCACAAAGGATACTTGTCTATGAATACATGAAGAACAGAAGTTTGGACCTCTTCATATATG GGAACAATGCTGATCGATTCCTGAATTGGAGCAATAGGTTCCAAATTGTTCTAGGCGTGGCAAGGGGATTGCAGTACCTTCATGAGGATTCACATCTAAGAATTGTTCACCGAGACATCAAAGCAAGCAACATTCTTCTTGATGATAAGTTTCATCCCAAGATTGGAGACTTTGGCCTTGCCAGATTCTTCCCTGAAGACCAAGCTTATCTTAGCACACAATTCGCTGGAACATT GGGTTATACAGCACCTGAATACGCTTTAAGAGGAGAATTATCAGAAAAGGCGGATATCTATAGTTTTGGAGTTCTGTTGCTCGAAATTATTTGTTGTAGAAAAAACACAGATCTCACTTTGTCATTGGAAATGCAGTACCTCCCGGAATAT GCATGGAAACTTTACGAGAACTCAAAGATTATGGAGCTTGTAGATCCAAAGCTGAAAGAAGAGGGGTTCGTGGAGAAAGATGTTATGCAAGCATTCCACGTGGCATTCCTCTGCCTTCAGCCTCTTGCAAATCTAAGACCTCCGATGTCAGAGATCGTGGCACTCTTGACATTCAAAATTGACATGGTCACAACACCAATGAGGCCTGCATTTCTTGATCGAAGGCGCAAAACTGATTTTCAAACCCCTTCCCCAGAAGTAATATCCATGCTTTCACATCTCCCATGA